In the Gossypium raimondii isolate GPD5lz chromosome 9, ASM2569854v1, whole genome shotgun sequence genome, one interval contains:
- the LOC105798215 gene encoding L10-interacting MYB domain-containing protein, whose amino-acid sequence MSTSAIEVSDEKVKAMWDKRLTDIFCDICIKEILKGNRPGTHFTKDGWLKIMTNFEKETGKGFSQRQLKNRWDALKKEWKAWKKLKGEDTGLGWNPIKRTVDASDEWWESRLQVVPEAKKFKTSGIDPEFEGKLDQMFMGIVATGDKAWAPSFGTLRSDFFEDVNNEIPEESEEENMRNDVHISNDVQIDGNSQKRKNPETSSSHFKTGRKKSSKQIGGAARLSSQIEKLCNATDNMSQATSSLTPVMDPYGIPQAVKMLDSMSEEVPEANPLYFFALRLLLNKDKRIMFLSINPKIRALWLKTEMEDS is encoded by the exons ATGAGTACTTCGGCGATTGAAGTTAGTGATGAAAAAGTGAAAGCAATGTGGGATAAGAGATTGACAGACATATTTTGtgatatttgtattaaagaGATATTAAAAGGCAATAGGCCTGGTACTCATTTCACAAAAGATGGATGGTTGAAAATAATGACCAACTTTGAGAAAGAAACGGGTAAGGGTTTTTCACAGAGACAACTTAAAAATAGGTGGGATGCCctaaaaaaagaatggaaagcTTGGAAGAAACTTAAAGGCGAAGATACTGGTTTAGGGTGGAATCCTATAAAAAGAACCGTTGATGCATCTGATGAATGGTGGGAGAGTAGGCTCCAG GTTGTGCCTGaagctaaaaaatttaaaacatcgGGCATTGATCCTGAATTCGAAGGAAAGTTGGATCAAATGTTCATGGGGATAGTTGCAACAGGTGATAAAGCATGGGCACCTTCTTTTGGTACACTCCGTAGTGATTTTTTTGAGGATGTTAACAACGAAATACCTGAAGAgagtgaagaagaaaatatgagaaatgatgttcacatttcaaatgatgttcaaattgatggaaacagtcaaaaaagaaaaaatcctGAGACGTCAAGTTCACATTTTAAAACTGGAAGAAAGAAATCCTCAAAGCAAATTGGAGGAGCTGCAAGATTGTCCagtcaaatagaaaaactatgCAATGCAACTGACAATATGAGTCAAGCCACATCTAGTTTGACTCCTGTTATGGATCCATATGGTATTCCACAAGCAGTCAAAATGCTTGACAGCATGTCGGAAGAAGTTCCAGAAGCTAATCCGCTATACTTTTTCGCACTTAGATTATTGCTCAATAAGGACAAGcgaattatgtttttatcaattaatcctAAGATTAGAGCTTTGTGGCTTAAGACGGAAATGGAggatagttga